A part of Cataglyphis hispanica isolate Lineage 1 chromosome 7, ULB_Chis1_1.0, whole genome shotgun sequence genomic DNA contains:
- the LOC126851080 gene encoding uncharacterized protein LOC126851080 yields MKASLALVLVLVLILGITIPHGVTAAAMPASSDSEKQISSEKMKLEEILLKIKVIVKEMMPKIKLVVLEELKPKVEEFISKLKPLIEEFKSILKKNIKYSVVSIFKMMIHKLMYV; encoded by the exons ATGAAAGCAAGCTTAGCTCTTGTACTCGTGCTCGTCTTGATTTTAGGAATTACTATTCCTCATGGAGTCACTGCTGCAGCTATGCCTGCGTCTTCTGATTCAGAAAAACAAATTAGTTCGGAAAAAATGAAGCTCGaagaaattttgttgaaaataaaagtgattGTTAAAGAAATGATGCCGAAAATTAAACTGGTTGTTTTAGAAGAACTTAAACCGAAAGTGGAagaatttatatcgaaattaaaacCGCTTATAGAAGaatttaaatcgatactgaaaaagaacattaaatattccgttgtttcaatttttaaaatgatgatACAca aacttATGTACGTTTAA